TGGAAGCGGTACCTGGTGTCGGGCGGCGTACTGCTGCTCGCCGGGCTGCTCATCCTCGGCACGATCGACCACGCCTCGCCGTACTGGTTCGTCGGGCTCGGCATGCTCGCGATGGGCCTCGGTATGGGTATGACGATGCAGAACCTGGTGCTCGCCGTACAGAACACCGTCGACGTCACGCAGATCGGCGCGTCCTCCGCGACCGTCACGTTCTTCCGCAGCCTGGGCGGTGCGGTCGGCGTCTCGGCGCTGGGTGCGGTGCTCGCGGCCCGGGTGAAGGACCAGATCGTCGCGGGCCTGCTGGCCGGGCCGAACGGTGCCGAGGCGGCGCGCAAGTTGCAGGAGGGTGGTTCCGGCGGCACGAGCCTGCTGGACGTCAACCACCTGCCGCCGCAACTGGCCGAGCTGGTCCGGCACGCGTACGGCGACGCGACCGGGAGGATCTTCCTGATCGCCGCCGCCTGTGCGCTGGTCAGCCTGCTCGCGGTCGTGTTCATCAAGGAGGTCCCCCTGCGCACGACCGTCAACAAGATCGACCCGATCGAGGAACTCGTCGAGGACTAAAGGTCCGGTGGCTCCAGGCCGGTGAGTTCGCGGGTGCGGATGATCGGGGAGCCGACCAGCCAGAGCACGGCGAGCAGACCGCCGGCCGCGGACACGAGGAGGGTTTCGCGGACACCGATCCAGGTGCCGAGAAACCCTCCGACGACCGCGCCGAGCGGCCTGATCCCGTAGTTGATACTGCTGAACGCCCCCGCGACCCGACTACGCATGTGGTCGTGAGTCACCGCCGCCTGCAAAGAGTTCAACGGCACGTCGAAACACATCACCGCGAAGGTCGCGACGAACATCCCCGCGGACAATGCGGCTGCACGGACGAAGGTCGGTCCCTGGGCGAGGAGTACGAACGCCATTGCGCCGGGGAAGATGACCGTTCCGGCCGCGATCACCCGCCCGGCTCCGAAGATCCGGCTCAACGGCGCGGCGGAGACCGCGCCGAGAAGGCCACCGGACGATCCGATCCCGAAGGCCAGGCCGATCGTGCCGGCCGACAGGCCGAGGTCGCGGCTGGCGAACAGCACGAGCAGTGCCATGCCGATCAGGTTGAAGAAGTTGACCGTGGTCGCGCAGCCGAGGCTGCGGCGTAGATACGGGTGCCGGAGCAAGTAGCGCATCCCGGACCGTGCCCTGGTCAGAAGCGGCTCCGGCGTCTCGTCAGCTTCGCCGGGCGGAACGTCGAGCCGACTGATCCGGATCGCCGAGAACACGAACGACAGTGCGTCCACGACGATCGCGACCGGTGCGGTCAGCCACTGCACGAGGACGCCGCCGACCGCCGGACCACCCATGAACGAGATCGACCGGGTCGCCGACAGTTTGCTGTTGGCCTCGAGGAACTGATCGCGGCCGACCAGCCGGACGAAGAACGACGCGTACGCGGTGCCGAACACGACTCCCGCCGTACCGGCCAGGATCGCGATCACGTAGAGCTGGCTGAGCGTGAGTAGGTCGAACCAGTACGCCACCGGGAGCGTGAGCAGCAGGATCGTCCGGGCCAGATCGGCGCCGATCATCAGCGGCTTCTTGTCCCGACGCTGGTCGACCCACGACCCGATGAAGAGGCTGGCCAGGCTCGGCAGCCAGACCGCAGCGGTCAGGAACCCGATCTGGCTCGGTGAGGCGCTGAGCATGGTGACCGCCATCAGCGGCAGGGCGAGCTCAGTGATCCGGTCGCCGAACTCGGACACGGTCTGGGCGGACCAGAAGGTCCGGAACTGGCGATCACGCCACAAGCTGGTGGCGGACAAGGTGCTCACAATCGTTCCCCCCAAGGGAAAGCCTCACGTAGTTGCTTCGGGCAAAGAGATGCGCAGGTAGCGGACCGGGCGGGCGTCGTCCGGGGTCTCGCCGGCGTCGCGGCGCTGGATGTACGGCGCCATCAGTTGCTCGATCGCGGATTCGAGCGCTTCGGCCTCGGTGGGCGTGAGGGGCAGCAGGGTGTTCGCCGCCCCGGCGAGCCGGCTCCACTCGGGATCGAGGTTCGGTTCGGTCTCGACCAGCCACTGCTGGGCAGCCTCGAGAACCTGGTTCATGATCTCGGTCCGCAGCAGCCGGCCGGCCTCGGCGCCCTCCGGGGTGTCGGGCATCTCGTACCGGAATCCGCGGGCGGCCGAGTTCCACCAGCGCTGCCGACGGTCCGTTCCGCTCGGCGGCGGTACGTCGATCACCAGCCCGAACTCAGCCAGGTGCCGCAGGTGCCAGCTGGTTACCGAGGGGGAGGCCCCGACGTGCTCGGACAGCTGCGTCGCCGTCGCCGGGCCGTTCTTCTGCAGGTAGCTGAGTGCGGCGAGGCGGACCGGGTGAGCCAGCGCCCGCATCGCCTGCGGGTCGGTGATCTCGAAATCGCCGTACGGATTTCTGAGAGACATGTTTCGAGAGTAATCTCTCAGATCTCCAGAAGGCAATCCCTCGGAGGCCGGCAGAGTGCCGGGCGGGTCAAGGGTTGATGGTCTTGGTCCAGATGTTGGTGGTT
This Kribbella sp. NBC_00482 DNA region includes the following protein-coding sequences:
- a CDS encoding ArsR family transcriptional regulator — translated: MSLRNPYGDFEITDPQAMRALAHPVRLAALSYLQKNGPATATQLSEHVGASPSVTSWHLRHLAEFGLVIDVPPPSGTDRRQRWWNSAARGFRYEMPDTPEGAEAGRLLRTEIMNQVLEAAQQWLVETEPNLDPEWSRLAGAANTLLPLTPTEAEALESAIEQLMAPYIQRRDAGETPDDARPVRYLRISLPEATT
- a CDS encoding MFS transporter produces the protein MSTLSATSLWRDRQFRTFWSAQTVSEFGDRITELALPLMAVTMLSASPSQIGFLTAAVWLPSLASLFIGSWVDQRRDKKPLMIGADLARTILLLTLPVAYWFDLLTLSQLYVIAILAGTAGVVFGTAYASFFVRLVGRDQFLEANSKLSATRSISFMGGPAVGGVLVQWLTAPVAIVVDALSFVFSAIRISRLDVPPGEADETPEPLLTRARSGMRYLLRHPYLRRSLGCATTVNFFNLIGMALLVLFASRDLGLSAGTIGLAFGIGSSGGLLGAVSAAPLSRIFGAGRVIAAGTVIFPGAMAFVLLAQGPTFVRAAALSAGMFVATFAVMCFDVPLNSLQAAVTHDHMRSRVAGAFSSINYGIRPLGAVVGGFLGTWIGVRETLLVSAAGGLLAVLWLVGSPIIRTRELTGLEPPDL